One region of Tachysurus vachellii isolate PV-2020 chromosome 11, HZAU_Pvac_v1, whole genome shotgun sequence genomic DNA includes:
- the trh gene encoding pro-thyrotropin-releasing hormone — protein sequence MRAVCLLILVSLAMFSIQCQNVPSDSGGENPTLDEVLQRAEGQLMRSFLQKQEDDESANDLFPVQAEWLVKRQHPGKRQHPGKREEDDYEEEYGELQKRQHPGKREDESDLFVELQRRQHPGRRSELEAQTSLQNDLLNELSKRQHPGKRYDAYEKRQHPGKREAEEGAASAVDSWEVDKRQHPGKRFWDPLEVSTGSPCDVPGCRKASLLLHLLKEVKQSRANEKRQHPGKRLTAQEELEEMQ from the exons ATGAGGGCGGTGTGTCTCCTCATCCTCGTATCATTAGCGATGTTCAGCATTCAATGCCAAAATGTCCCGAGTGACTCTGGTGGAGAAAATCCGACTCTGGACGAGGTGTTACAGCGAGCCGAGGGTCAGCTCATGCGTTCCTTCCTCCAAAAACAAGAGGACGATGAGAGCGCAAACG ATCTTTTTCCGGTGCAGGCAGAATGGTTGGTAAAAAGGCAACACCCGGGCAAGCGGCAGCATCCCGGAAAGCGCGAGGAGGACGATTATGAAGAAGAATACGGGGAGCTTCAAAAGCGGCAGCATCCCGGAAAGCGCGAAGACGAGTCGGACTTGTTCGTAGAACTCCAACGACGGCAACATCCTGGCAGGCGCTCAGAATTAGAAGCTCAGACATCGCTACAAAACGACCTGCTGAACGAGTTATCAAAGAGGCAGCACCCGGGGAAGCGGTACGACGCGTACGAGAAGCGCCAGCATCCCGGCAAGCGTGAGGCGGAGGAGGGCGCAGCGAGCGCTGTGGACTCGTGGGAAGTGGACAAACGGCAACATCCAGGGAAAAGATTCTGGGACCCTTTGGAAGTGTCCACCGGGAGTCCTTGTGATGTGCCGGGCTGCAGGAAAGCCAGTTTGCTGCTCCACTTGCTCAAAGAAGTGAAGCAAAGCCGCGCAAACGAGAAGAGGCAGCACCCCGGCAAGCGACTGACTGCgcaggaagagctggaggagatGCAATAG